A single window of Caldimicrobium thiodismutans DNA harbors:
- a CDS encoding hydrogenase maturation nickel metallochaperone HypA/HybF, which produces MHEYSLFLSLLKIIEDQLKPFKNPRVSKAVLLIGEFSGIDLEYLKEVIKNFKRGTPLDRAEIIFEEEPLKVRCFSCGREGEPQENKALCPFCGSFEVKIIGGLDLILKTLEIEDEEGFSN; this is translated from the coding sequence ATGCACGAATATTCCCTCTTTTTAAGTTTACTTAAAATCATTGAAGACCAGCTTAAGCCCTTCAAAAATCCAAGAGTTTCAAAGGCAGTTCTTTTAATAGGAGAATTCTCAGGAATTGATCTTGAGTATTTAAAAGAGGTAATCAAAAATTTTAAAAGGGGGACTCCTCTTGATAGGGCAGAAATTATCTTTGAAGAGGAGCCTTTGAAAGTTAGATGTTTTTCCTGTGGAAGAGAGGGAGAACCTCAAGAAAATAAGGCCCTTTGTCCTTTTTGTGGATCCTTTGAGGTAAAAATTATAGGTGGCCTGGATCTTATTCTTAAAACCCTTGAAATAGAAGATGAAGAAGGCTTTTCAAATTAA
- the hypE gene encoding hydrogenase expression/formation protein HypE codes for MAEEVLLSISGGGEETQKFLEKIILKYLGNHLLNSLEDSTLLEVSTSKLAFTTDSFTVKPLFFKGGDIGKLSIIGTLNDLAVMGARPRFLSLSLIIEEGFPLRDLERILKSMQETLSENKVLVVTGDTKVVPRGALDGIYINTSGLGEIIYPGLSARNLKPGDVIILTGSIGDHGVCILAEREGFKFEVDLESDCASLFPMLEPLFTSSLELHALRDPTRGGLAGVLYEWARASKVDILIYEEEIPVKPQVRAFCEILGFEPYHFPSEGRALISLPEKEANVALEILRSHPLGRKSKIIGKVLEKREYPRVYLETPYGTRRILELMEGEFLPRIC; via the coding sequence ATGGCTGAAGAGGTTCTTCTTAGTATTTCAGGAGGTGGAGAGGAGACCCAGAAGTTCCTTGAAAAGATAATTTTAAAATATCTCGGGAATCACCTTTTAAATTCCCTTGAAGATTCAACTCTTCTTGAGGTTTCTACTTCTAAACTTGCCTTTACCACAGATTCTTTTACGGTAAAACCCCTTTTTTTCAAAGGGGGAGATATTGGGAAACTTTCCATTATAGGAACCCTAAATGACCTTGCGGTTATGGGAGCAAGGCCAAGGTTTTTATCTTTAAGTTTAATTATTGAAGAGGGTTTTCCTTTGCGAGATCTTGAAAGAATTCTTAAAAGCATGCAAGAAACCCTTTCAGAAAATAAAGTTCTTGTTGTTACTGGGGATACTAAAGTGGTTCCCAGGGGTGCTTTAGATGGGATCTATATTAATACTTCAGGACTTGGCGAGATAATTTATCCAGGGCTTTCTGCAAGAAATCTAAAGCCTGGAGATGTTATTATTCTCACTGGTTCTATTGGGGATCATGGGGTTTGCATTCTTGCTGAAAGGGAGGGCTTTAAATTTGAAGTGGATCTTGAGAGTGATTGTGCCTCCCTTTTTCCCATGCTTGAGCCTCTTTTCACAAGTTCTCTTGAGCTTCATGCTTTAAGGGATCCAACACGAGGTGGGCTTGCAGGGGTTCTTTATGAATGGGCAAGGGCTTCCAAGGTGGATATCTTAATCTATGAAGAGGAAATACCAGTTAAGCCACAGGTTAGAGCCTTTTGTGAGATCCTTGGATTTGAACCCTATCATTTTCCTTCAGAGGGTCGGGCTCTCATTTCTCTTCCTGAAAAAGAGGCAAATGTAGCTCTTGAAATTCTAAGGAGTCATCCCCTTGGGAGGAAATCAAAAATTATTGGAAAGGTCCTTGAAAAAAGGGAATACCCACGGGTTTATCTTGAAACCCCTTATGGAACAAGAAGAATCCTTGAACTTATGGAGGGCGAATTTTTGCCTCGTATTTGCTGA
- a CDS encoding arsenate reductase ArsC: MKIAFICKGNSARSQMAEVYAKHFARLYKKEVEVFSAGADPEKEINPFVLEVMKEEGFDLSENRPKGLEEIPLKELDLIITLCDQAEETCPFIPGVKKIHMPFPDPAKLEGKEVLSEVRKIRDLIKQKVEDLIKTL; this comes from the coding sequence ATGAAGATTGCCTTTATCTGCAAGGGAAATTCTGCAAGAAGTCAGATGGCTGAAGTCTATGCTAAGCACTTTGCAAGGCTTTACAAGAAAGAGGTTGAAGTCTTTTCCGCAGGAGCAGATCCAGAAAAGGAGATAAACCCTTTTGTACTTGAGGTTATGAAAGAGGAGGGCTTTGACCTTTCAGAAAATCGCCCAAAGGGGCTTGAAGAGATTCCCTTAAAGGAACTTGATTTAATTATTACCCTCTGTGATCAGGCGGAAGAAACTTGTCCCTTCATACCAGGGGTGAAAAAAATTCATATGCCCTTTCCTGATCCCGCAAAACTTGAAGGTAAGGAGGTTTTATCCGAGGTAAGAAAAATTCGGGATCTTATTAAGCAAAAAGTTGAAGACCTAATAAAAACTTTATAA
- a CDS encoding 4Fe-4S binding protein, producing the protein MRKKKGTLRRLRYTILFIFFILLVFYGIRHQVVGGGPAGSPSIHAYCPFGGLETAYLYFTSGEFLRKLYYSNFILLGAVVLLAGVTGAGFCGWICPFGAFQEWLNRLGKKVFKKTYELPKGLDRALRYMKYLVLAVILLFTYKTGKLVFEDYDPFFALFHFKFEELTVGLVILLLLIPISLFLRRAWCRYFCPLGAFLSFFNWMSRFKIIRKADTCVECGACKRVCQMAIQIEKVERVPETHCIKCLECVEVCKYESLILQTPKFLPSTRYVLPVVILILFLGTIGISMASGFWKSKAPAEVAFKIASPDEIRGWMTLRDVARIFHIPEKQLTVKFSIPEEALDMQIRKLDKYGIKEEDVRHKVKELQIQTVEARKKAPSPEDIAGWMTLEDVSVMFDIPVDVLKKRLGLKPEDSPKVQLKSFNDRYPHFPKKVREEVKKILEERKKF; encoded by the coding sequence ATGAGAAAGAAAAAAGGCACGCTCAGGAGATTGCGGTATACAATCCTTTTTATATTTTTTATACTTCTTGTTTTCTACGGTATCCGCCATCAAGTAGTGGGAGGAGGCCCAGCAGGCTCTCCCAGTATTCATGCCTACTGCCCCTTTGGAGGGCTTGAAACAGCATACTTATATTTTACATCTGGCGAGTTTTTGAGAAAACTCTATTACTCAAACTTTATCCTGCTTGGAGCTGTGGTCTTGCTTGCTGGGGTTACAGGTGCTGGCTTTTGTGGCTGGATATGTCCTTTTGGCGCATTTCAGGAATGGCTTAATCGCCTGGGTAAAAAAGTTTTCAAAAAGACCTATGAATTACCTAAGGGTCTTGATAGAGCCCTTAGGTATATGAAATACCTTGTTCTTGCTGTGATATTACTCTTTACCTATAAAACCGGTAAGCTTGTTTTTGAGGATTATGATCCATTTTTTGCTTTGTTTCACTTCAAATTTGAAGAGCTTACAGTTGGGTTAGTGATTTTACTGTTGCTCATTCCGATATCACTTTTTCTTCGCAGGGCCTGGTGCAGGTATTTTTGCCCGCTGGGTGCATTCCTTTCCTTCTTCAACTGGATGAGCCGGTTTAAAATTATTAGAAAAGCAGACACATGCGTTGAATGCGGAGCATGCAAGAGAGTATGTCAGATGGCCATACAGATAGAAAAAGTTGAAAGAGTGCCAGAGACACACTGCATAAAATGTCTTGAATGTGTAGAAGTTTGTAAATATGAATCCTTAATCCTTCAAACACCCAAGTTTTTACCATCTACCCGCTATGTCCTGCCTGTTGTAATCCTGATTTTATTCCTTGGAACCATAGGTATATCAATGGCATCAGGTTTCTGGAAAAGCAAGGCACCAGCAGAGGTTGCCTTTAAAATTGCATCTCCTGATGAGATCAGGGGATGGATGACTTTAAGGGATGTGGCAAGGATATTTCATATCCCTGAAAAACAGCTTACTGTTAAGTTTTCAATTCCTGAAGAGGCGCTTGACATGCAGATTAGAAAGCTTGATAAATATGGTATTAAAGAGGAGGATGTAAGGCATAAAGTGAAGGAGCTTCAAATACAAACTGTAGAGGCTCGAAAGAAGGCACCAAGTCCTGAGGATATTGCAGGATGGATGACCCTTGAAGATGTCTCAGTCATGTTTGATATTCCTGTTGATGTTTTAAAGAAGAGGCTTGGTCTCAAACCAGAGGATTCCCCAAAGGTGCAGCTAAAATCCTTTAATGACAGGTATCCCCACTTTCCCAAAAAGGTAAGAGAAGAAGTAAAAAAGATTCTTGAGGAGAGAAAGAAATTTTAA
- a CDS encoding DsrE family protein, with translation MLKVLFHVPDSSRFTACLRQVNNLLATIKEEPYDIRVLINFEGIKVVENFQPYEEAFKALTEKGVKFYFCQNPFKTFGLSTDLVPPPAEVIASGIRALVDWQKEGFMYIRP, from the coding sequence ATGTTAAAGGTTCTTTTTCATGTGCCAGATTCTTCAAGGTTTACAGCCTGTTTAAGGCAAGTTAATAATCTTTTAGCCACTATAAAAGAGGAGCCCTATGATATAAGGGTTCTGATTAATTTTGAAGGTATCAAAGTGGTTGAGAATTTTCAGCCCTATGAGGAGGCCTTTAAGGCTCTCACAGAAAAGGGGGTCAAGTTTTATTTCTGTCAAAATCCCTTTAAAACCTTTGGGCTCTCAACGGACTTAGTTCCTCCTCCTGCAGAGGTTATTGCCTCCGGTATCCGTGCCCTTGTGGACTGGCAAAAGGAAGGCTTCATGTATATAAGGCCTTAA
- a CDS encoding exo-beta-N-acetylmuramidase NamZ family protein, translated as MKEKTFKLGLEVFFAKDLYKNYKKAKIALLTHQAALDRTFRLSFELFYRVFGERLTFIFSPQHGLFSEKQANMIGSPDEREPFWGIPVISLYGPRLRPDPDRLKEIDVIFVDLQDVGCRVYTYIWTLFLLLESTFYAGREVVILDRPNPLASIVEGPVLEEEYYSFVGLDCLPQRHGLTLGELALLFQRRHFSTLDLKVISMEGYPRNSLFPALERPWIFPSPNLPTFESALVYPGLVFFEGTNLSEGRGTTLPFLIFGAPYLKIKMLRDFLEEVFPETNWGVKLRPIAFEPTFDKWKGMRCYGFQIHLTDYLKFRPVEFALRLLKLIKDTHPDFEFLDIPYEFEERLSPIEILIGNKRVLQWLKGNPENPIETLLKARVDHFLKEVKTIQLYKD; from the coding sequence TTGAAAGAAAAAACTTTTAAACTCGGTTTAGAGGTCTTTTTTGCAAAAGATCTTTATAAAAATTATAAAAAGGCCAAAATAGCCCTTTTAACCCATCAGGCAGCCCTTGATAGAACCTTCAGGCTCTCTTTTGAACTCTTTTATCGGGTCTTTGGAGAACGCTTGACTTTTATATTTTCCCCTCAACACGGCCTTTTTTCCGAGAAGCAGGCTAATATGATTGGTTCTCCCGATGAGAGAGAGCCCTTTTGGGGTATACCAGTAATTAGTCTTTATGGTCCGAGGCTTAGGCCAGATCCTGATAGGCTGAAAGAGATTGATGTTATTTTTGTTGATCTGCAGGATGTGGGCTGCAGGGTTTACACTTATATCTGGACCCTCTTTCTCCTTTTAGAATCTACTTTTTATGCTGGAAGGGAGGTTGTCATCCTTGATAGGCCCAATCCCCTTGCCTCTATAGTAGAAGGCCCGGTTCTTGAAGAGGAATATTATAGCTTTGTGGGATTAGATTGTCTTCCCCAACGCCATGGCCTAACTCTTGGAGAACTTGCTCTACTTTTTCAAAGGCGACATTTCTCCACACTTGATCTAAAAGTCATCTCCATGGAGGGATACCCCAGGAATAGCCTTTTTCCTGCCCTGGAAAGACCCTGGATATTTCCTTCCCCTAATCTTCCAACCTTTGAAAGTGCCCTTGTTTATCCAGGACTTGTCTTTTTTGAAGGAACTAATCTTTCTGAAGGAAGAGGCACAACCCTTCCTTTTTTAATCTTTGGAGCTCCCTATTTGAAGATTAAGATGTTAAGGGACTTTTTGGAAGAGGTTTTTCCAGAAACTAATTGGGGAGTTAAGTTAAGACCTATAGCCTTTGAGCCAACCTTTGACAAATGGAAAGGTATGCGATGTTATGGCTTTCAGATCCATTTAACAGATTATCTTAAATTTAGACCCGTTGAATTTGCCTTAAGACTTTTAAAGCTTATAAAAGATACACACCCAGACTTTGAATTTTTAGATATCCCCTATGAATTTGAGGAGAGATTAAGTCCTATTGAAATCCTCATCGGAAACAAAAGAGTCTTGCAATGGCTAAAGGGGAACCCTGAAAACCCAATTGAAACTCTTTTAAAGGCAAGGGTAGATCATTTTTTAAAAGAGGTAAAAACTATTCAGCTCTATAAAGATTGA
- a CDS encoding N-acetylmuramoyl-L-alanine amidase, with protein MSSSLFKHCVVALFVIFLWISSSLAEKVIYHQVKKGETLQSIAKKYGVTIENLKEWNNLKKSKVFVGQKLAIKKEEASSRGKAKRETQEPGLEGQSQAKKGENTSYRVIYHRVKRGETLQSIAQKYGVTPEELKDWNKLKSDKGILGKRLIIKKERAVDSGKEESSKKATSSRPKEIIYRVKEGETLSQIAKLFGVTEEEIIAVNKLKGTTLKPGQRLIIKVSEEKKGEERAGEVLKKEPDTLKELFERLETQAEALKKKPFDRRDYLKLISEYRRIYLLYPGSEIAPLALFRSGDLFLEIYKNSLNKKDAIEAGKRYELFLKNYSQHSLAEKAYTQLYNLYKEELKDKARLESLQREWGDRFPQVKSIKKGKEGVALLEPAKKELPKVSKGPTLKEKSSQPSLIADLKKVLHIEPVTGEDYTRIIVDLNGNFEYQANLIPRTEDTPPRLYVDLFPAVLGEKIERAIDLQDKHLQRIRVGQFDRQTVRIVLDLRSLTDYKFFKLQEPYQLIIDLVGKEKKKVEPKPQKLAKTKKPVEKGAVREKQEPLAENGTKYINLARQLGLGVKRIMLDAGHGGEDPGALGPNGLKEKDITLKLVKLVGGKLLERLGVEVIYTRTSDVFIPLTKRPALANSQKADLFVSIHLNASPDPQGKGIETYYLNFTTDPEAMRVAALENRANDKGLADLQDLVKAVIANTKLNESRKLAEKVQKELVRELSRHYPDIEDRGVKYAPFLVLVGTRMPAILVEADFITNPTSAKRLTQEEYLDKIAEGIAKGIEVYIQSLKLSGLESLERKNF; from the coding sequence TTGAGCTCCTCTCTTTTTAAACACTGCGTTGTTGCCTTATTTGTAATTTTTCTCTGGATAAGCTCTTCCTTAGCAGAAAAAGTTATATATCATCAGGTAAAAAAAGGCGAGACCTTACAAAGCATAGCTAAAAAATATGGAGTTACTATAGAAAATCTCAAGGAATGGAACAATCTTAAAAAGTCTAAGGTCTTTGTGGGGCAGAAACTTGCTATCAAAAAAGAAGAGGCCTCTTCCAGGGGTAAAGCCAAAAGGGAAACGCAAGAGCCAGGGTTAGAAGGGCAGTCCCAAGCCAAGAAAGGAGAGAATACCTCCTATAGGGTAATTTATCACAGGGTTAAAAGGGGAGAGACCTTGCAGAGTATAGCCCAAAAATATGGAGTAACCCCTGAAGAACTGAAAGACTGGAACAAGCTTAAAAGTGATAAGGGTATATTAGGAAAAAGGCTTATAATTAAAAAGGAAAGGGCTGTGGATTCAGGTAAGGAAGAATCCTCTAAAAAGGCAACTTCATCAAGGCCAAAAGAGATTATCTATAGAGTTAAAGAGGGGGAAACTCTTTCTCAAATAGCTAAGCTTTTTGGAGTAACAGAGGAGGAAATAATCGCAGTCAATAAGCTTAAGGGGACAACTTTAAAGCCCGGACAGAGATTGATAATCAAAGTCTCTGAAGAAAAAAAAGGGGAGGAAAGGGCTGGGGAGGTATTAAAAAAAGAACCCGATACCCTGAAAGAGCTCTTTGAAAGACTGGAGACCCAAGCAGAGGCTCTTAAAAAGAAGCCCTTTGATAGAAGGGACTATCTTAAGCTGATCTCAGAATATAGAAGAATCTATCTTCTCTATCCAGGAAGTGAAATAGCTCCTTTGGCTCTCTTTCGGAGTGGAGACCTTTTTCTGGAGATTTACAAAAATTCTTTAAATAAAAAGGATGCTATTGAGGCAGGAAAGCGCTATGAACTTTTTTTGAAAAATTATTCTCAACATTCCTTAGCTGAAAAGGCCTATACTCAGCTTTACAATCTTTATAAAGAAGAATTAAAAGACAAGGCTCGCCTGGAAAGTCTTCAAAGGGAATGGGGGGATAGATTTCCCCAGGTAAAATCTATAAAGAAGGGAAAAGAGGGGGTAGCCCTTTTAGAACCTGCCAAAAAGGAGCTACCTAAGGTCTCTAAGGGTCCAACCTTAAAGGAAAAGAGCTCTCAGCCTTCCCTTATAGCTGATCTAAAAAAGGTTTTACACATTGAGCCTGTAACCGGGGAGGATTATACTCGCATTATTGTTGATCTTAATGGAAATTTTGAGTATCAGGCTAATCTTATTCCGAGGACAGAAGATACCCCTCCACGCCTTTATGTGGATCTTTTCCCGGCAGTTCTTGGTGAGAAGATTGAAAGAGCCATTGATCTTCAGGATAAGCATCTTCAGAGAATAAGAGTTGGCCAATTTGACCGGCAGACTGTTAGAATAGTCCTTGATTTGAGGAGTCTTACGGATTATAAATTTTTTAAACTCCAGGAACCTTATCAACTTATTATTGATCTTGTAGGAAAGGAGAAGAAAAAAGTAGAACCTAAGCCCCAGAAATTAGCTAAGACCAAAAAACCTGTAGAAAAAGGCGCAGTTAGAGAAAAACAAGAGCCTTTGGCTGAGAATGGAACAAAGTATATTAACCTTGCACGACAACTTGGGCTTGGGGTAAAGAGAATTATGCTTGATGCCGGTCATGGAGGGGAAGATCCCGGTGCTCTTGGTCCAAATGGACTTAAAGAGAAGGATATAACTTTAAAGTTGGTCAAATTAGTGGGGGGAAAACTTCTTGAGCGCTTAGGGGTTGAAGTAATCTATACTCGCACCAGTGATGTTTTTATTCCCCTTACTAAGAGGCCAGCGCTTGCTAATTCCCAAAAAGCAGATCTCTTTGTCTCTATCCATCTTAATGCCTCCCCGGATCCTCAAGGCAAAGGGATAGAGACCTATTATTTGAATTTTACTACAGATCCTGAGGCAATGAGAGTTGCAGCTCTTGAAAACAGGGCTAATGATAAAGGTCTTGCAGATCTTCAGGATTTGGTCAAGGCAGTTATTGCTAATACCAAACTTAATGAATCCCGTAAGCTTGCAGAAAAGGTGCAAAAGGAATTGGTAAGAGAGCTTTCTCGCCATTACCCAGATATTGAGGATCGTGGGGTAAAGTATGCCCCTTTTCTTGTGCTTGTCGGAACCCGTATGCCTGCTATTCTGGTTGAAGCAGATTTTATTACCAATCCAACAAGCGCAAAAAGACTCACTCAGGAAGAATACTTAGATAAGATCGCAGAGGGTATTGCTAAAGGAATAGAGGTTTATATCCAGAGCCTTAAATTATCAGGACTTGAATCCCTTGAAAGAAAAAACTTTTAA
- the mutS gene encoding DNA mismatch repair protein MutS: protein MRGLPKTEITPMFRQYFEIKGKHPDCILFFRLGDFYEMFFEDAETVSPILGLVLTKREAGKDLTAPMCGIPADKSETYIQRLLELGFKVAICEQVEDPALAKGLVKREVVRVYTPGLFVDFQFLKEKEKTYLASLGLGTKKAGLAFLELSCEEFLYTELPIEKLLTEILKREPREILLDTALKETDLVKRVNQSLPQVHLTFLEKEAFRIYQKAYEGISESEEVKAALSGILYYLKLYQPSLAERLGPPLFYFPEEFLYLDENTKRNLELLKNLWDGTEKYSLYWVLDRTKTPMGARLLKEWILYPLREITIIKKRQRGIEFFLENRGLRENLVQGLKSLADLERLGSRLSLRVINPRELAFLRDGLKVLPELKNGLKHALNFIDCPEILREIYEDLSDIEDILGELEGSLVENPPLALKEGGIFKKGYRAEIDELKNLRENSLLFLSQLEAELKAKTGIPTLKIGYNRVFGYYVEVSKGYLRSVPSYFERKQTLVNAERFMVPELKALEEKILSAEERLKNLEYEFFLELREKMAKKAEEIKTSAKALALLDVLIALAEVAEKYKYICPEITEERVLDIEEGRHPVLERLQGEENFIPNSLELKEGDTEVLIITGPNMGGKSTFLRQTAQIVLLAQMGSFVPAKRARVGLFDKIFTRIGAGDELIRGKSTFMVEMSECAQILNNATDRSLVLLDEVGRGTSTFDGMSLAWAITEYLYKKRVFTLLATHYFELTELAKVYPGIKNFHAEVREWQDQVIFLYRILPGSADQSYGIEVARLAGLPEMVLQRAKEILKEAEGKRPRFKQKQLSLFSGDAKSGLFDKIKSIDPDKLSPKEALEFLYQLKKELDGF, encoded by the coding sequence ATGAGAGGACTTCCTAAAACCGAGATTACCCCTATGTTTCGTCAATATTTTGAAATAAAGGGCAAACACCCTGATTGCATTCTCTTCTTTCGCTTAGGGGATTTTTATGAGATGTTTTTTGAGGATGCTGAAACAGTATCCCCTATTCTTGGACTTGTTTTAACCAAAAGAGAGGCTGGTAAAGACTTAACTGCTCCAATGTGTGGGATTCCGGCAGATAAGAGTGAGACCTACATTCAAAGACTCTTAGAGCTTGGCTTTAAAGTAGCTATCTGTGAACAGGTGGAAGATCCAGCCTTAGCCAAAGGTTTAGTGAAAAGAGAGGTTGTTAGGGTTTACACTCCAGGTCTTTTTGTTGATTTTCAGTTTCTTAAGGAAAAAGAAAAGACCTATCTTGCTTCCTTAGGCCTTGGGACGAAAAAGGCAGGCCTTGCCTTTCTTGAACTCTCCTGTGAAGAGTTTCTCTATACTGAGCTTCCTATTGAAAAGCTCTTAACGGAGATTCTCAAAAGAGAGCCCAGGGAGATACTTCTTGATACAGCCTTAAAAGAGACCGATCTTGTTAAAAGGGTTAACCAAAGTTTGCCTCAGGTTCATCTTACTTTTCTTGAAAAAGAGGCCTTTAGAATTTATCAGAAGGCCTATGAGGGGATCTCTGAATCTGAAGAGGTTAAAGCAGCTCTCTCAGGGATTCTCTATTATCTTAAGCTTTATCAACCCTCCTTAGCAGAAAGGCTTGGCCCCCCACTTTTTTATTTTCCAGAAGAATTCCTCTATTTAGATGAAAATACCAAGAGAAATCTTGAGCTTTTAAAAAACCTCTGGGATGGCACTGAAAAATATAGCCTCTACTGGGTCCTTGATAGAACTAAAACCCCTATGGGAGCTCGTCTCTTAAAGGAGTGGATACTTTATCCTTTAAGAGAAATTACTATCATTAAAAAAAGACAGAGGGGAATTGAGTTTTTCCTTGAAAATAGGGGGCTAAGGGAAAATCTTGTCCAGGGCCTTAAATCTTTAGCTGATCTTGAAAGGCTGGGAAGCAGGCTAAGCCTCAGGGTTATAAATCCACGGGAACTTGCTTTCTTAAGAGATGGCCTGAAGGTGCTCCCTGAGCTTAAAAATGGGCTAAAGCATGCCCTAAATTTTATTGATTGTCCAGAAATTTTAAGGGAGATTTACGAAGACCTTTCAGATATAGAGGATATCCTTGGTGAACTTGAAGGGAGTCTGGTGGAAAATCCCCCCTTAGCCTTGAAAGAGGGAGGAATTTTTAAGAAAGGGTATAGAGCAGAGATTGATGAGCTTAAAAATCTGCGAGAAAACAGTCTTCTTTTTCTCTCTCAGCTTGAGGCAGAACTTAAGGCTAAAACAGGGATTCCAACCCTTAAGATCGGATATAACAGGGTTTTTGGTTATTATGTAGAGGTCTCCAAGGGTTATCTACGAAGTGTGCCCTCTTATTTTGAGAGAAAACAGACTCTTGTCAATGCCGAAAGATTTATGGTCCCGGAACTAAAGGCCTTAGAGGAAAAAATCCTTTCAGCTGAAGAGAGGTTGAAAAACTTAGAGTATGAATTTTTTCTTGAGCTTAGAGAAAAAATGGCCAAGAAGGCTGAAGAGATTAAGACCTCAGCCAAGGCCTTAGCCCTCCTTGATGTGTTAATAGCCCTGGCAGAAGTTGCTGAAAAGTATAAATACATCTGTCCTGAGATTACCGAGGAGAGGGTTTTAGATATTGAGGAAGGGAGACACCCGGTTTTAGAGAGATTACAGGGAGAGGAAAATTTTATTCCTAACTCCCTTGAATTAAAAGAGGGAGATACGGAGGTTCTAATAATCACAGGGCCGAATATGGGTGGAAAATCTACCTTTTTAAGGCAAACTGCCCAGATTGTGCTTCTTGCACAGATGGGTAGTTTTGTTCCAGCTAAAAGGGCAAGAGTTGGCCTTTTTGATAAGATCTTTACAAGAATTGGGGCAGGGGATGAGCTCATTCGGGGGAAAAGCACCTTTATGGTTGAGATGAGCGAGTGTGCTCAAATTCTTAATAATGCTACAGATAGATCATTAGTCTTGTTAGATGAAGTGGGGCGAGGAACAAGCACCTTTGATGGAATGTCCCTTGCCTGGGCCATAACAGAGTATCTTTATAAGAAAAGGGTTTTTACTCTCCTTGCTACCCATTATTTTGAATTAACCGAGCTTGCCAAGGTCTATCCAGGGATCAAAAACTTTCATGCTGAGGTGAGGGAATGGCAGGATCAGGTAATTTTTTTATACCGCATTTTACCGGGGTCAGCTGATCAATCCTATGGAATTGAGGTTGCAAGATTGGCCGGTCTTCCGGAAATGGTCTTGCAGAGGGCTAAAGAGATCCTGAAAGAGGCTGAAGGGAAAAGACCAAGGTTTAAACAAAAACAACTTTCCCTCTTTTCAGGGGATGCAAAATCAGGACTTTTTGATAAAATTAAAAGCATTGATCCCGACAAGCTCAGCCCAAAGGAGGCCTTAGAATTTCTTTATCAATTAAAAAAAGAATTAGATGGTTTTTGA
- the nadD gene encoding nicotinate-nucleotide adenylyltransferase translates to MARSGVKIGLLGGTFDPPHLAHLRIAEEAREAFQLSEIWFIPAGYPPHKERPLTSFEKRFEMLSLAIKDNPFFKALDLERKESPSYTLKTLKKLKEAYSEYTFFLILGWDAYFEIDFWWHYESFLDYVEIIVVSRGRGNWEKAPFLVKERAQRLWGRENMVHFLEVFPLEISSTKLRKYLQQGKSIRYLVPEEVYFYILEQKLYSS, encoded by the coding sequence ATGGCCAGATCCGGAGTTAAGATAGGACTCTTAGGAGGGACCTTTGATCCACCCCATTTAGCACACTTAAGAATTGCAGAAGAGGCACGCGAGGCCTTTCAGCTCTCTGAGATCTGGTTTATTCCAGCAGGATACCCACCTCATAAAGAAAGACCTCTAACCTCCTTTGAAAAACGATTTGAAATGCTTTCCTTGGCTATTAAGGACAACCCCTTTTTTAAAGCCCTTGACCTTGAGAGAAAGGAGTCTCCTTCCTATACTCTCAAAACTCTCAAGAAACTTAAGGAGGCTTATTCTGAATATACCTTTTTTTTAATCCTTGGGTGGGATGCCTATTTTGAGATAGACTTTTGGTGGCATTATGAGAGTTTTCTGGATTATGTGGAGATAATTGTAGTCTCCCGTGGCAGGGGGAACTGGGAAAAGGCTCCTTTTCTTGTAAAAGAGAGGGCCCAAAGACTCTGGGGAAGGGAAAATATGGTCCATTTCCTTGAGGTCTTTCCCTTAGAGATCTCAAGCACTAAATTGAGAAAATATCTTCAACAGGGAAAAAGTATTCGCTATCTTGTTCCAGAAGAGGTCTATTTTTACATTCTTGAGCAGAAGTTGTATTCCTCATGA